In one window of Zingiber officinale cultivar Zhangliang chromosome 11A, Zo_v1.1, whole genome shotgun sequence DNA:
- the LOC122031244 gene encoding uncharacterized protein LOC122031244, with protein MTPDKKWMDLINDRLGEAYGQGIENFLDYAFERTGETNEIRCPCVKCANAHFGSREYVKMHLIVYGILQNYRFWYHHGEKPEDDLELHNSETEVDDNDYFMEDLLRDLHPHYDDSNHANISEEPNDEAKFFYRLLNVSKEPLYEGSRVSKLSALIKLLHLKNVGQWTNKSFSMLLQLLKEEILLENFDLPDSYFDAKKFIRDIDLSYEKIDACKNICMLFWKDHKNLDFCEVCGISRWKEERHSGGTQFKANGKKIPKKILRYFPLKPRLQRLFMCSKTAPYMRWHNDARIDDEILRHPADSMTWKSFDERYKDFSLEARNVRLGLASDGFQPFANAKTTYSIWPVILIPYNLPLSMCTNLSNFILSMLIPGPESSGDAIDIYLQPLIDELIELWHTGVETFDTSTSQNFTLRAALLWTINDFPAYAYLSGWSTKGKLACPCCNKDTYSMRLTNGGKECYMRH; from the coding sequence ATGACACCCGATAAGAAATGGATGGATCTTATTAATGATCGACTTGGTGAAGCATATGGACAGGGGATTGAAAATTTTTTAGACTATGCTTTTGAAAGAACAGGAGAAACAAATGAAATTCGATGCCCATGTGTTAAATGTGCAAATGCACATTTTGGGTCTAGGGAATATGTTAAAATGCATTTGATTGTTTATGGAATACTTCAAAATTATAGATTTTGGTATCATCATGGAGAAAAGCCAGAGGATGATTTAGAACTACACAATTCGGAAACTGAAGTAGATGATAATGATTACTTCATGGAAGATCTTCTAAGAGATTTACATCCACATTATGATGATTCAAACCATGCTAATATTAGTGAGGAACCAAATGATGAAGCTAAATTTTTTTATAGATTATTAAATGTTTCAAAAGAACCTTTGTacgaaggatcaagggtttcaAAATTGTCAGCATTAATAAAGTTACTTCATCTCAAAAATGTTGGGCAATGGACAAATAAATCATTTAGCATGTTGTTGCAATTGTTGAAGGAagaaatattactagaaaattttGATCTTCCAGATTCATATTTTGATGCTAAAAAGTTTATTAGAGATATCGACCTTTCTTATGAAAAGATTGATGCATGTAAAAACATTTGTATGTTATTTTGGAAAGACCATAAGAACTTGGATTTTTGTGAAGTGTGTGGAATATCTAGATGGAAGGAGGAAAGGCATAGTGGGGGAACTCAATTCAAAGCTAATGGAAAGAAAATTCCAAAGAAGATATTACGTTATTTCCCACTAAAACCAAGGCTGCAAAGGTTATTTATGTGTTCAAAAACTGCCCCTTACATGAGATGGCACAATGATGCAAGGATTGATGATGAAATTTTAAGGCATCCAGCTGATTCTATGACATGGAAATCATTTGATGAAAGATATAAAGATTTCTCCTTAGAGGCTCGCAATGTAAGACTTGGTCTCGCAAGTGATGGGTTTCAACCATTTGCAAATgcaaaaacaacatatagcatttgGCCTGTGATCCTTATTCCTTATAATTTACCACTATCGATGTGTACGAACTTGTCTAACTTCATTTTATCCATGTTAATTCCTGGTCCAGAGAGTAGTGGAGATGCAATTGATATCTATTTGCAACCGTTGATCGATGAATTGATTGAGTTGTGGCACACTGGAGTAGAAACTTTTGATACATCAACTTCTCAAAATTTTACTTTACGTGCTGCTTTGTTGTGGACAATTAATGACTTCCCGGCATACGCATATTTATCTGGATGGAGTACAAAAGGAAAGTTAGCATGTCCTTGTTGTAATAAGGATACTTACTCAATGAGATTGACAAATGGTGGTAAAGAGTGTTATATGCGCCATTGA